The DNA segment ACCTACGGTGTATTTTTTGCTAATAGCATGATTATCATTACAAAATGCTTTTTTAAATGCATCCCAATCATCTGAATACCTCGTGCCGAAACTAATTCCTAGTTCGGCAATTCTGCATCTCAATTTTTTTGCAATTTTTCCGTCTCGTTTACCCCATACACACGCAACAATTTCGTCACTTTCTCTATGGTAGCAGTAAATAAGCCATTGTTTTTTCATCAGGAACTTTATCTCCACTTGATAAACCTAAAAATGTTCTAA comes from the Chitinophagaceae bacterium genome and includes:
- a CDS encoding IS1 family transposase codes for the protein MEIKFLMKKQWLIYCYHRESDEIVACVWGKRDGKIAKKLRCRIAELGISFGTRYSDDWDAFKKAFCNDNHAISKKYTVGIEGNNCRFRHGMRRSVRKTCCFSKKMFNHMKAFCLAIFYINWGFI